Proteins from a single region of Ignavibacteriota bacterium:
- a CDS encoding type II toxin-antitoxin system HicB family antitoxin codes for MEITPLAEKDGGGYFATIPLLEGCQSDGRTPDEAITNLREAQRAWIESALKNHDAIPVPQ; via the coding sequence ATTGAGATAACGCCACTTGCAGAAAAAGATGGTGGAGGATATTTTGCAACTATCCCATTACTGGAAGGATGTCAAAGTGATGGACGGACTCCTGATGAAGCAATAACAAATCTTCGCGAAGCTCAAAGAGCATGGATTGAATCGGCATTAAAAAATCATGATGCTATCCCAGTACCTCAGTAA
- a CDS encoding YgiT-type zinc finger protein gives MIPFSECPVCGNTMVEKNVEKLLRGGTNTATVKVKAEVCLHCGERLYSKETIHQFEDIRRKLELRDTKEFSRVGESYTVALT, from the coding sequence ATGATTCCATTTTCCGAATGCCCTGTTTGTGGAAACACAATGGTAGAAAAAAATGTAGAGAAACTTTTACGCGGTGGAACGAACACTGCAACTGTTAAAGTCAAGGCAGAGGTATGTCTCCATTGTGGTGAGCGACTCTATTCAAAAGAAACTATTCATCAATTTGAAGACATTAGAAGGAAACTCGAACTTCGAGACACAAAAGAATTTTCGCGTGTTGGTGAGTCCTATACTGTTGCATTAACTTAG
- a CDS encoding DUF1801 domain-containing protein, with translation MISKATTPKEYLDSLPEDRKKVMTELRKVILKNLPKGFSEKMSYGMLGYVVPHSLYPNGYHCNPKLPLPFLNIASQKNFVALYHMGIYADPKLLAWFQKEYPKHTKEIIDMGKSCLRFKKLDQIPYKFIGELVSKMTPQEWIAVYESRVKK, from the coding sequence ATGATATCCAAAGCCACAACCCCGAAAGAATATCTCGATAGTCTCCCCGAAGACAGAAAAAAAGTGATGACTGAATTACGAAAAGTCATACTCAAAAATCTTCCTAAAGGATTTTCTGAGAAGATGAGTTACGGAATGCTCGGATATGTCGTTCCTCATTCGTTGTACCCGAACGGCTACCACTGCAATCCGAAATTACCGTTGCCGTTTCTGAACATCGCCTCTCAGAAGAATTTTGTCGCTCTCTATCACATGGGTATTTATGCAGACCCGAAATTGCTCGCATGGTTTCAGAAAGAATATCCCAAACATACGAAAGAAATAATTGACATGGGAAAAAGTTGTCTCCGCTTCAAGAAACTCGACCAGATACCGTACAAGTTTATCGGTGAGTTAGTTTCGAAGATGACACCGCAGGAGTGGATTGCTGTTTATGAAAGCCGGGTAAAAAAATAA
- a CDS encoding DUF4258 domain-containing protein → MNISDIIDSIHNNKVRVSDHADEESIEDNLSLNEILFSVINGEIIEDYPNDKPFPSCLILGYNKIKEPIHSVWAYNEINKWSVLITVYRPDEFLCIDYRFRRT, encoded by the coding sequence ATGAATATTTCGGATATAATAGATTCAATTCACAACAACAAAGTGCGTGTGTCTGACCATGCTGATGAAGAATCTATTGAGGATAACTTATCATTAAATGAAATACTATTTTCTGTTATTAACGGTGAAATTATTGAAGACTATCCAAACGATAAACCGTTTCCAAGTTGTTTGATTTTAGGATATAACAAAATAAAAGAACCAATACATAGTGTTTGGGCATACAACGAAATCAATAAATGGTCAGTATTGATTACTGTTTATCGTCCAGACGAATTTTTATGTATTGATTATAGATTCAGGAGAACATAA